One Burkholderia sp. WP9 genomic window, TATCTGGACGCCAAGATCCGCACGTGGGTCGAGTTCCTGCGAGATGAACTGCCTGCCACGCTGGCTGCGGATCAGGCGGAATTGCGCGAATTCGCGCGCGCCTGAGATAAGGCGCGCGTCTTTTGGCAATCCTTGAACGGTTGACCGGGCGGCGGGCGGTGCAGTGACCGCCTGTTACATAAGTGCCGCGCCGCAACATTTCCTTACTTTCGCCGCCCGATCGATTTGCTAACGTGTCGTTCATGCGCTGCGGTAGTAGACCGGGGGCGCTCATTTCGCCGCGGTTCGGCAATATTGCAACAACAGAAGCACGAGGGATTCATGGATACGCATCTGATGATCGGCGTGGCCGTCATGATTGGCTTGATCGGGATTGCCGCTTCGCGCGATCTGCTGCGCCGGTTGCGCGAGCAGCAGCCGCAACTGGTGCCGATCAAGGTCGAGCGCCCGGATCTGAAGGCACAGCGGCGCGACCGTTGAGTCTCGCCGAGGCGCCTGTCTAGCAGGCGCCGTTTATTCGGGCGGCGGCGCGCAGTTTGGTTCGGCGTGCGTGGATTGTCCGCGCTTGTTGCTCGCTTCTTGCTTGCTTCTTGCTCCTTTCCTGGCCTATATCGGGTTAAGTGCGGCGATCGCGCCGTTGGCTCATGCTGCTTTGCGGTTCGGGCTTATGTTTGGGCTTACGTCAGGCCGGTTTTCAGTTTATTGCCGCGATCAGACCCGGTTCGTCATTGAGCGTGCGGTCCACCTCGTGGCTCACCCGGTGCCAGCGGAAGCGTCCGGCGGCCAGGCCCGCGCTGCGTGTCAATTGCTCGAGTTCGTCGAGCGGTAAAGCGGGATCCAGCCAGCGGCGGGCCGCTTCCGATGCGAATGCCAGCGGACGGCGATCGTGCACATCGACGAGACCCGTATCGGCGATGGCCGTCACTATCACCATTCCCATGCCTTCCGTTTGTGGTTCCGTGCCGCGCACGCTCGATAGCGCCGCGAGATACATGGGAGCATCGCTTTTCAGATGCACGAAGTAGGGCTGACGGATCGGCGGTTCGTCCGCTCTGTCCTTGCTCTGCGCGATGGCTGTCACAGGCGTGGTTTCCACGCGCCATTCGAACCAGCCGTCCGCAGGCACCAATACGCGCCCGGTCTTCCACAGTTCCTTGAAGTAGCGCCCGTTCGGCGCGGCGTCCGCGCGCGCGTTGATGGTCTGCGGCAAATGCTGTTCGCGTGCCCAGTCGGGACGATATCCCCAGTGGATTGCGCGCACCGTCTGATCCGGGTACACCGTGAGCGGGTGCGTGCCGGGAGCGAGGTTGTAGCCGGGACGCCGGTCGGCGGCATCGAAAAGCATGAGTGGATCGGCGAGACCGAGGTGCTCGGCGTAGAAATGCGGATCGCGGTACTGGCTGATTCGACCACACATGAGCGACCTCCGGAGACGACCAGCCTGGGTTGCGACCGCTGCGGTTCGATAACTTCACTAGCGTAGCGCCTGCCGGGCGGGCTCGCTATTCAGATCGGCCCGAAGGTGGTCTGCCTGCTGGGGCGACAGGAGCGGGGTTAGGCTGGTCCGGGCTACCTGAGCTAGCCGAGCTACCCGACCTACTCAAGCCAACCCGCGGCACCTTCAGATGCCGCTAAATCTCAACGACCTTATCCCACGCAAACAGCGGATTCTCCAGCAGCCCGGTGCGCCGGTCGAGATATCCGCGCGGATTGCACACCACGCGCGTGCCGTTCACGCTGTAGTCGAACGGCGTATGCGTGTGCCCATGAATCCATAACGCGACCGGCGGCCCCACGAGATCCGGCAAGTGATTGACGAAGCCCGCCGACACGCGGTCTTCCGCGTAACGTTCGGCCAGACTCAGCCGATGCGGCGCATGATGCGTGACGACGATCGTCTTGCCGCCGAAGGGTTTGGCGAGTTCGCCTTCGAGCCAGGCCCGCGCCTGCCGGTGCAGCGCGAGCGAATCGTCGGGTGTGAAGTCGCGCGTTGCATCGTGGGTGTCGTGCGGCCAGTTCATCTGGATCAGCCCGCGAAAATCGAGCATGACCCGCCGCGACGCAGCGATCGACTCCGCGAGCGTATCGGCGTCGTTTCCGTATAAGGCGAAGTCGGTCCACAAGGTCGTGCCGAGCACGCGCCACCGGCCTTGCGGGTCGACCAGCGCCGCATTGTTCAGCACGTGCACATTGTCGACCTGCGCGGCCGCGTCGTGGAGCGCGGCTTCGAGCGCGCCGAACTCGCCGTCGTAGTACTCGTGATTGCCCGGCACGTAGACCACTGGCACGGCGCCGTCGAAAGTCTGCGCGGCCCAGCGCGGTCCGGCCGCGTGGTTGTGGATGTCGCCCGCCAGCACGATCAGATCCGCCTGCGCATGCGGGATCAGCTCGGGCTCGTCATTTTCCAGATGCAGATCGGACAGCACTCGAATCTTCACGACCACGACTCCTGCAAGGGGCTCCGCAAGGGAACGCGCAGCTTCAGACGCTAGCGTAGCACCTTGCCCGGATTCATCAGATTCAGCGGATCGAGCGCGCGCTTGACGGCACGCATCAACTGCACCTCGACGTCCTGCTTGTAATGCATCGCCTCGTCGATCTTCAACTGGCCGAGCCCGTGTTCCGCGCTGATGCTGCCGCGATGCCGATGCACGCTGTC contains:
- a CDS encoding SOS response-associated peptidase → MCGRISQYRDPHFYAEHLGLADPLMLFDAADRRPGYNLAPGTHPLTVYPDQTVRAIHWGYRPDWAREQHLPQTINARADAAPNGRYFKELWKTGRVLVPADGWFEWRVETTPVTAIAQSKDRADEPPIRQPYFVHLKSDAPMYLAALSSVRGTEPQTEGMGMVIVTAIADTGLVDVHDRRPLAFASEAARRWLDPALPLDELEQLTRSAGLAAGRFRWHRVSHEVDRTLNDEPGLIAAIN
- a CDS encoding metallophosphoesterase → MKIRVLSDLHLENDEPELIPHAQADLIVLAGDIHNHAAGPRWAAQTFDGAVPVVYVPGNHEYYDGEFGALEAALHDAAAQVDNVHVLNNAALVDPQGRWRVLGTTLWTDFALYGNDADTLAESIAASRRVMLDFRGLIQMNWPHDTHDATRDFTPDDSLALHRQARAWLEGELAKPFGGKTIVVTHHAPHRLSLAERYAEDRVSAGFVNHLPDLVGPPVALWIHGHTHTPFDYSVNGTRVVCNPRGYLDRRTGLLENPLFAWDKVVEI